In a single window of the Mus musculus strain C57BL/6J chromosome 6, GRCm38.p6 C57BL/6J genome:
- the Sema4f gene encoding semaphorin-4F isoform X1, which translates to MVLSPAEWGDEDGDDEIFFFFTETSRVLDSYERIKVPRVARVCAGDLGGRKTLQQRWTTFLKADLLCPGPEHGRASGVLQDMTELRPQPGAGTPLFYGIFSSQWEGAAISAVCAFRPQDIRAVLNGPFRELKHDCNRGLPVMDNEVPQPRPGECITNNMKFQQFGSSLSLPDRVLTFIRDHPLMDRPVFPADGRPLLVTTDTAYLRVVAHRVTSLSGKEYDVLYLGTEDGHLHRAVRIGAQLSVLEDLALFPETQPVESMKLYHDWLLVGSHTEVTQVNTSNCGRLQSCSECILAQDPVCAWSFRLDACVAHAGEHRGMVQDIESADVSSLCPKEPGEHPVVFEVPVATVGHVVLPCSPSSAWASCVWHQPSGVTSLTPRRDGLEVVVTPGAMGAYACECQEGGAARVVAAYSLVWGSQRGPANRAHTVVGAGLVGFFLGVLAASLTLLLIGRRQQRRRQRELLARDKVGLDLGAPPSGTTSYSQDPPSPSPEDERLPLALGKRGSGFGGFPPPFLLDSCPSPAHIRLTGAPLATCDETSI; encoded by the exons ATGGTCCTGAGCCCGGCTGAGTGGGGGGATGAAGATGGAGACGATGaaatcttctttttcttcacGGAGACCTCCCGAGTCTTGGACTCATATGAGCGCATCAAGGTCCCACGAGTGGCCCGTGTGTGTGCG GGGGACCTTGGGGGCCGGAAGACCCTTCAGCAGAGATGGACGACGTTTCTAAAGGCTGACCTGCTGTGTCCAGGGCCCGAGCATGGAAGGGCCTCGGGGGTTCTGCAGGATATGACAGAGCTTCGACCTCAGCCTGGCGCGGGGACCCCCCTCTTTTATGGCATCTTTTCCTCCCAGTG GGAAGGAGCCGCCATTTCTGCTGTGTGTGCCTTCCGACCCCAAGACATCCGGGCAGTGCTGAATGGTCCCTTTAGAGAGCTAAAACATGACTGCAACAGGGGACTACCTGTCATGGACAACGAGGTGCCCCAGCCCAGACCTGGAGAG TGCATCACCAACAACATGAAGTTCCAGCAGTTTGGATCCTCACTCTCCCTGCCAGACCGTGTGCTCACCTTTATCAGAGACCACCCGCTCATGGACAGGCCCGTGTTTCCAGCTGATGGCCGCCCCCTGCTGGTCACTACGGATACAGCCTATCTCAGAGTTGTGGCTCACCGGGTGACCAGCCTCTCAGGGAAAGAATATGATGTGCTCTACCTGGGGACAG aGGATGGGCACCTCCATCGGGCTGTGCGCATCGGAGCTCAGCTCAGTGTCCTGGAGGATCTGGCCTTGTTCCCGGAAACACAGCCGGTTGAAAGCATGAAATTGTACCAT GATTGGCTTCTGGTGGGCTCCCATACTGAGGTGACACAAGTGAACACCAGCAACTGTGGCCGTCTCCAGAGCTGCTCAGAATGTATCCTGGCCCAGGATCCCGTGTGTGCCTGGAGCTTCCGGCTCGATGCTTGTGTGGCCCATGCAGGCGAGCACCGTGG GATGGTTCAAGACATAGAGTCAGCAGATGTCTCTTCTTTGTGTCCAAAAGAACCTGGAG AACATCCGGTAGTGTTTGAAGTTCCAGTGGCTACGGTGGGCCACGTGGTCCTGCCGTGCTCCCCCAGTTCTGCCTGGGCATCCTGTGTGTGGCACCAGCCCAGTGGAGTGACTTCGCTCACCCCACGAAGGGATGGGCTAGAGGTGGTGGTGACCCCAGGGGCCATGGGGGCTTATGCTTGCGAGTGTCAGGAGGGTGGAGCCGCCCGTGTGGTGGCTGCTTATAGCTTGGTGTGGGGCAGCCAGAGGGGGCCCGCAAACCGGGCCCACACCGTTGTGGGGGCTGGGCTGGTTGGCTTTTTCCTGGGTGTTCTAGCAGCATCTCTCACTCTCCTCCTGATTGGTCGCCGTCAGCAGCGGCGGCGACAGAGGGAGCTTCTAGCTAGAGACAAGGTGGGCTTAGATCTGGGGGCTCCACCTTCTGGGACCACAAGCTATAGCCAAGAccctccctctccttcacctGAAGATGAACGGCTGCCCCTGGCCCTGGGTAAGCGGGGCAGTGGTTTTGGTGGCTTCCCTCCACCCTTCCTGCTGGATTCTTGCCCGAGCCCAGCCCACATCCGGCTCACTGGGGCTCCTCTGGCCACGTGCGATGAGACGTCTATCTAA